Within the Mixophyes fleayi isolate aMixFle1 chromosome 5, aMixFle1.hap1, whole genome shotgun sequence genome, the region aaacatgTAAAACCTCAGGTTGGTCATGCCTTTCTACAGCAATAACTGAACTTTGTAGACGTGATGATGCATCAGGCGGTTTTGCCAACACAGAGCTCCACtgcagtttttaatttttttgatgtGCCCAATTTCTTTTGGAGTAATTTATAAACTTCTCAATGGCCGCACCCATTCCATAGCATCTCAAACTTTTAGACCTCCAGTACGTGAGGTTGGTGGTCTCAGTCCTAAAGTCATATCTAAATCAAAATGGCAAGAAACACAGACCTCTTCTGTCAGTGGCAGCTGGGAGGTTTGGTTATTGGATaaggaaaatgaaaaatacaGATTAGTGTTGCAGTTCCTGAAATCATTGCAGACAGAAGGTTGTTTGCTAGCCCAAAATGGCCAAATTACAATACACCTTAGTCCAGCTATGCACGTTGATTTGCACAAATGTGTCTAGTTTTCTGCCTATGCGCATAGGATTGCGAAGGGGCAGAGTAAGACTTTGCTTGCTGAATAAAGAGTAGATGAGCCAGTGAGCCTACTTTTGCAGACCAGTGCAAAGCGAGTACAGTTTTTAACAGAGAGGTTATTGAAGTGAGATAAATTGGCTGAGAGGACGCTTTTTTTAGTGTGACATTCCTTATTGAACAAAGAAGCGCAGGGCTGTTTTCACTATGCAAAAGGACTTAAAATTATCATGAGAGTGGACAATTCAACTATAAATGAggataaaccaagcagtattttagtagTTTAAAGAAATGGGTGGTTCTAAAGTGATGGGAAGTTGGACATTTCTAGGGGTATTCAactgacggcgggatcgccgaaaatcccgcactcaaagaatattgccgttaatacggtaattacgcgctggatttcagctgaaatccagcgagtaaattaccgcattaacggttttcccgcgcaggattaccgtattaacggtaatattctttgagcgctgtcaattgaataccccccttcaTGTGACATAATTTTGCACAGTGCACATCTTCATATTTTTCTGCCTTTCAGCAAACCTAGGCATCTCCATGAGCACTGAGAGTAAGAGTTCACCTATATGGGCAGTGGGGGACCAtctaggtcagtgatgggcaataGACTGTCCTAGGGCTTCATGCGACCCTCTGAACCTTCACCTGCGGCTACCAGCTCCATATTGCCAGATTTTTTTTGCCGAAGCTtataacacttttttaaaaataattgtgtttatgtTATTAGAGAAATGTCTTCcttttatgtattgttttaactttattactgagattaaaggtaacGTGCAGCCCTTCTGAAGGTTAGAGGGGGACATATAAGCACCTGAAATGTATAAGGTTGTCTATCACTGATCTAGATGCACTGGTGCAAGACCATAGCGTTTTGCAAGATGTATCCAGTGCTTTTCATTAATGACCTCTTCtgtttttaaagtaaattatGCATGTTAAATCCAACCTCCAACCTCCCATGTAAGACAGTAATAATAGAATGCAGAATGCTTTGAATAGTAACTGCTACAATAGATCCAGTTTTGCTTTGGTTGTTTTAGTGCTGAAAATAGGGGAGACTTATAGCAGCCTTTTTGTGACTCTTGAGGtttctattgttttttattttaacagaaaTAACAAAAGAAATGATGGGTGGGGAGATGTGAAACAACAAAAATATTCCATTGTTCTGGAAACGAACTGCCTCAAACATTGCATATAATACACATATGTGGGATCCGTATACTTGGGAGAACTAAAATGGGAAGTGTATTTATTGCAtgtatttttttgtcaaatggcCATAAATTGAACAAAAGAGATATTTATTCTGATATGCTAACAGGAGAAAACTATCTGTCCTGGGAAAACATGCTTATTTATATTAAGAAAGGAAAATATGATTCCCAGTGAAGGTGGAGGTTAAAATATAATAACTCAAAACATGTTTTGTGTGTGGAAATTGGAATTTTGTGTGATTTAGAATGTCATGAATTAAGATAGGGAGGCATTGCATAGTTATTTGTGAGAAATGACTGCTGAGTTTACGATCGTATACTATTTCACAAAGCATCGCTTTTAAATGAAAAATCTGCAATacaattgtactttttttttttatgtcaacaGGAAAAACAGTTGAGAGTAAAGAATGGTAATAACAGTCCGAATACAAGGTCTTCCGCCACTGGCAGACTCCATTCACATTCGGAATTTCTTTTCTGGATTAAAGATACCTTATGGAGGTGTTGCTATTACTGGTGGGATACATGGAGAGGCATTTGTTACATTTGAATCCTATCCAGATGTTTGCACTGCACTGAGCCGGTCAGGGAGACTGATAATGGATTCATACATATATGTTTCATGCGACAGCATTGCAGAATTGCAAAAGGCTTATAAAGCACAACAAAAACTCATGGATCCCGACTCAAAGCCTGACTCGAAGGAGCCGGAGCCTGAATCGAAGGAGCCTGACTCGAAGCAGCCGGAGGCGGAGCCTAGCCTGAAGAAGTGTAGCTATTTACGTATAACAATGGTACCTGTTATTGCAACAGTTGCAGAggtgaaattgtttttttcacacctttcGGTAAAGAATGTGATTTTCTTAACgaaaatcaaaaaacaaaaagaaattctGAGCGGTCATGCTATTGTTAAGTTTTGTAAATTTAATGAGGCCCATAAAGCCCTTTGTATTAActtaatgaaaagaaaaaaaacggcCATGAAAACGAATCCAAGTCGTTTTTTTGTAAAATCGATGAAATTGTCAAATCAAAATGAATGGATCCAGTATGGTGGAGAAATTGATCCTGATGAAATGAGTGAGGAGAGTGACCCAACAAGTTTATTTTGTAACCAATCCTCAGAAACACTGCATGATGACTTTCATTCATTGTACGTTCGTGAATATTATGCTCGTTTAATGAATGTGAGTCTCAGTGTTGAGAGAGAGCATATTAGGGGGTTTTTATATGACCTGGTCGATGACTCCCAGATTACATTTGTATATGATAAAAATGGCAGTAGAACACGAGAGTGTTTTGTAATGTTTATAACAGAAAATGATTATACGAGGGTTCTTGGATTAGACAAGGCAATCCTTAAAGGGCGGCTTGTGCGCGTGCTACCTGTCTCTAAAGCGCATATGGTAGAGATAATTgaaagcaaaagaaaagaaatttcAGAAGATCCAGCTTCAGAAGAGGAATCACAAAGTGAGGTAAAATGCTTATATTTAAGAAACTTTGCATCTAATGTGAGAAAAGGGGATATACTGGACTTTCTTACTGGATTTTCGTTGGATGAAAATGACATACATTTGTTGTATAATGAGAGTGGGTATGGTCTTGGTGAAGCCGTGGTAAAATTCTCAACTGAAGAGGAAGCACGCATTGCTGAACAACTAAACCATAAAGCGTTCAAGGGCACCCAAATCTTGCTGAGTTGCATCGCTGAGAACAAGTTGAAAGTTTTTGGCATTGACCAGTTTTAGGACCATTCTGCTGACAAACAAGATTCATTTTCAAAGAAGGAGGTCTGTCAGGGAGAAGAGTTCCAAATGTGTTAGCGTGACAGGTGACACAACTGATGGTTATATATGATTCCACGTAATGACTTCTGTGGTGTGTTATAAGCATTGCAGTATTCATACTTTGCATACTCATTGGATTATACAGAGACAATACATTTGGCAGACTTCTAATGACAATTGCTGTGCTAGCAGCAATCTACAGTTTGATCCCCCCCTCATCCCATTTTTATAACAGTGTGGAAATTCAGTATAAAAATGAGTTgccttttgtgtatatatatattttgctgtttaTTAATGATAAAGTGCTCCAAACTATTGAAATGTATCCATATGgtaaagtattttgtttttactttactttattttttggtATCTCACCATTAAAAGGATTAAAATCGTACAGTGAAATTGTAAATGTATTGTATAATGAAGATTTGCTTTTATACATAGCGAAAACAGTAACAACAACACAAATAGGTGGATAAGAGGATAATAGGGGATAGGAAACATTATTTGGGTGAACCAGACTTCTAAAGCGCCCACTGATTACTAGATGTGGCTTGTGCCTTTGTCATCTAGTTAAACCAAAGAATTAAAAATGTCAGTTTCTCTGCAGCCTCCAAATGTTAAACAAGCCTAAAGCTTGTGATTGAGTTGGAAAGATGTATGGATGGAATGGTGATGTGAACTCCCTACCTAAATGATACCCAGGCTGTTTGTCTGGTGTATAAGATTGTGATTTAAACTTTTTGGATTTTATATTTAAGTCATCAAATCCAAATATTAACAAATTCTGCATAACGATCTCTAGCGGACATTGTGATATCGTCCATATCCATGCAATGCAATAGTTTAGAAATTGTAGACTTAGAATGTTGCTCTGCTACGCCAAGATCCTTGAATAGAGATAATTCCCTGCGTAGTGCATAGTCAGAGTTTCCACTAGACAGAGAGTGTGAGTGTAGGTCCAATAATCTTAATCGGATAAGGAAAATTTCTCCTTGAATTTGGAAAAGGCACAGACAAACCAGCTGGCTAATCCTAAAAACGCCTGATTGTGCACACCATCAGGGTGATCCAAATTATATTGAGTGGGAAGTCTGAGTTCAGAGCCAATGCAGTGATTGGTAGCATATAAgaagataaatattttttgtaggtTTATAATTGCCACTAAAAGAATatctacaaaaagaaaaacaccaATTTGTGTTCCCCAAGCAGAATCTCAATAGAACTGTCTTGTTCCAATATGTATTGTAAATCTGTCATAAAGAGAGCAGTTTATCTTAATCCTAGTAGTGGGAGACTTATGGAAGGCGACAATCCTGTGTACACAGTGGCGGTAGTCATTTATGCGGCACTCACAATGCCGACAAAgtttacaacaacaaaaaaataacgaTTACTATAAAAACGACAAGGTCAAAATTGTCTAATATACAGCCAGGAGTTTCGACTGTTTTAATCACCTCCATATTGAAACAGTACATTTTCCAAATCTCTACAGTGAGAAATGACGTGACTTGTCATGGACCCAGTGAAAACGGCACTTTTAAAGCTGCActgttgggaaccactgcctggattacattatacaggcggtggTTCCCAACATTGCACTTCGCATTTCCCTTCCTGAGAAATGAAGTGGATTAGGTCAATTATTTTAGTGGGATTGTCCCAAGCTTCTCTGCCTGTCCTGGAGCCCACCTGATCATTATGAACCAATCCAGGTAATAGAAGTTTTTAAAATAACTGGCATACAGTTTGGCATATAATTATTAAGCCAGGACTGTGGGGAGAATTGGCTTATATGTAAGATCTCATTAAAGGCCTGTAAAAGCATAAGATTTAATTTTTCACAGAAGTTTTATAATACGAAATGGTGAATCCATCTGGATACGGGTTTTTCCTTTAGAAGAATCTATTGTCTTCCAGTTCCCTCAATGACAGTGTTTTAATCCAAGAATTCCTACATTTCGGAAATGATCTCAGGAAACCAATCCTATCTAActattttgctatattttatttgttttaattgcgTCTCTGTATTGGAGACCATGCGTGTAATATTGTATCATTAGGAATAGTAGAAGGTTTATCAATTTCTAAGGTGGTATGAAAATTTGTgcctatattgtttttattagaatGTTTGCAGGGCAGAGCTCTTTGAGCCCTGAGGGCTATTGCTAGGCATCTTTCTGGTTTATTCCtttggtaatatgatatttgcAAAAGGCTAATTCAATTTGATTGACTATATAGTATTTACTCTCTATTCTATTTAATCTCTTTTCCACCATTAGTTCATTCAGTCTACAAAAACACTGTTTTGGGCAAGGTGGTCCAGAGACACATTTAAGAAAATAGAAGCatggtccatcccagtggattgtCCAATTTTAGCATCTGTCAAGATATGGAGTGGTCTTTGACTGAGGGACAAATGGTCTAACTTAGCGTAAACTGAGTGAGGGTTGGAAAATGTGTAATCATTGTCCCTTGGATGCAATAATCTCTAGGAATTGGTCAGCTGTTAGTGATGGAAAATGTGCCTTACCTTGCGAAAATCTCATTAACGATGTCCCAAAGCTCTTTTGGATTAAGCAGTCACCAGTTTCACAACACAATTTAAATTCCTGCCTATAATTGTACCTTAAAGTAGCTTGAAAACCTCCATAATTTTGATCGGGAAGGTCAGTTGATATAGAGTGACTAATGATAACAATTCCTTTTAACCAGGAGACCCCTGCCTGGTTAAAAGTATACATCCTTATAGTGCCCCCTCCTCATAATACTCTTAACATTTCTCCTGAATCACTTTGTGTTTTGGGGGAACCCATTCTCTATTGTCCTTTCTCAGGAATCAAACATGAATAAAAGTACTACAGGGGCCCATGAAGTGCAGTCAAGGGTTTGCACTAGTGTAGGTTAAACAGCTTTGGTGAATCAGTGCTAGAGGCTAAGTAAAGCAAGATCTGGGTTATGGGTTTAATTAGCAAATTGATGTTAAGTTGTGTATTACCGATATGGACTCACTGTGTGAGTTCAGAATAAAAAACCCAAATGCAAAACCAGAAGGCTTCAGTCTGCCATGTAATAAAATCTCAGGCATGGTGGTCCGAATAGTTGCTGCTGCCTTCCAAACTCAAAGTCTGGCAAGGCATGCAGACAGCTCAGGGGGGCAGCCCTGTAATCATGATAGTCAATTAGAGGCCATACTTGCAAGTAGGCCCAGATCTTCAAAGTGGGGAAAAAAGCCACGGCATCACACAAGAGCTCTCCGTGGCAATGTAGGGTCTCCGTACAGGAGGGTTTTTTTGGGAGGAGGAATGACTCCATATGTCAGGTGGGCTCTCTACACAATAGAAGCATTGCAAATCGGTCTATGATCCATGACCTGACCAGATTTAAATCCGCTATTGGCTGTAGCACCCTGGAATAGCAGACACCAGCTGGTTGAGACTCGGGCCCAGGTCGTCTCTGTAATTGTAGTTGGATTTGTGTCTTGCTGTGAGATTGGGAGTCTAATGTCTTAATATGGCCACCTAACAGTGCTCTTATTCTTTCGGCAATCTGGAATTCTCGGGTAATTATGAGACAGCGGCTACAAACAGCACAGTCCACTTGTATCTGCATCACCTTAAGAGTCCCTGTGTGTATGACGGTTGAATAAGAGGTCAAGGTTGGAACTGGTGGGTGTGTGATCTGTGCCCTGTTGCAAGGTGGCAGGTCTGTAGGCTGCAACTAAAAAGTACTTGCAGGTTATCTGTAAACAGTTGCATTACTTTTAATAAGGGATTAGCAGGGGGGAACCCAAAGGTGTTTTTAGATTGTAAATCTCAGATATGGAGGACTAACTAGGGATACGGTCTCCAATGGCTGCTAGGCTATGCTCCTCCaaagtgttttatttatacaACCATAATAATCATTGCTGCAGGTGTGAGAAGTTTCCAGTTGACATAGAGTATGCCAAATGTATTGTCACTGTATAATCCATATTTGCAAAACCTGATGCATGTGATCATTTATACTTTCTATTTGATAATAGTGATTTatcttatgtttttgttttttttttttattatttttaatgtaaccACGTTCTTCTACTATAATtggtttgttttgtgttttgctaATTGGGAGATGTTTTAATTCATATTTTCTTATTGTTAATTTGTATTATTTGCATATTTGTTGAGAAGAATTAAACACTATTTTGTAAAGGGTTTATGTTGATCAGCAGTAATTTAGAATTATAAGAGACTGGGTCAAAGTTGTCCATACGAAAAACCTGGTCATTGCAGAACACATTACAAATTCACTGTATTGTTTCATGTTTAAGGATGTCTACAAAAGTACTACTGACGTGAACTAGTGAAGGAAACTAATGTAtagaggaaaaaaaagcaaagctACGTCAGGAGGAACATGGTTTCATTCATGATAATGGGAAGTAGTGCCACTAAGTGTATGTTTAATATGTTGTAACTGCTGGCAACACTATTAGgataattaccatttattttccatatgttTAATGACGTGTAGTTGTTTAACCAGTGGAGTCTCCTTGTAGGTGTCATTAGGGGAGGTCCATGTTTTACTTGATTGGTCAGTCAAACTAGTGCATGTGACGTCACACAGACTTGAAACAAAGTCACATTCCTTAATGAAATGATTAACAGACTGCAATAATGGCATTTAGAAGAGATGTCCattcatattaaatattttattgtaacatCCTTCGTCAGCTAGCAGAATAGCAGGGGTTAGATGTCTTAGACTATTGTTGTATAGATGATACTAACCCCCTCTGTACCACAGATCATCCTCCTACTGCAGAGAGCAATAGACTTTAATGCTGCCAACACCTTGTCGTAAGCACTGATTGGACATCTGCGGACAACTATACACTTGCCAACTTAATGCTGATCTAACATTGGCCACATTGTGAAAGTACTACGTCAACAAGTGTTAAAGTCATCTTGTtgcaaacaaattacattgcaTAGAAAACAATGGTGCCCTCTTGTAGTGCAACAGAAACCCGCATTTCATTCTTGGGAAATCCAATGTATCGATCACCTCCAAAGGTTCTTCAGAGATTTAATCCTTATGTAATTTCAGAAGCTGCGCACCAGCAAGTGAAACTCTCCCTCAGCAATTTATTCCAAGATGACACTGTTCAAACACAACGTTTCTGGTGGAGTTGAACCCTTTGTCGCATGTGCAGCGATTACAACGAGATTTACATCAATTGTGTTTCATTaattaaaaacaatgtaaaaaagtgTTACATAGTTTTGTGTTGAGAAAAACAAATTACATCATTCTATAATCAATATCTGTAGCTTATGcactattacatttaaataaaattgtatatataaatttAGTTATGTGCGTCCCTTCAGTGTGTGCAATATCATTATATAACTACCTGTAAACTTTACAATTTTTTGAAATATACATCGAATAAAACAATTGTAAAACCCATAAAGATTTATCTGTTATAAAATAGTTACATAATAAGAAAAGATAAAGAAGATGGCtcctattgtgtgtgtatatatttactcTGTCTCTTCTTACAAACTGGGGTGCAATAGGGGATTGGCCAACACTATCTAAACAAGAAACATGGATACTCTctatgtacagactggggtgcagtATATTGTTGCAAGAACAATATACAGATGCTGTCTCCTCGGGTACACAGACaattctttttttgtttaaacagCCATAAGTAGTCACAGCAGTTCAATGTTCTGGTACAACTAGCCTTAGCTAGTTGTATTaaagaggaaaaacaaaataaatcctggCTTGTCCGACTCTAGCCCTATGGAGGAATCCAGTCTACTTCCACAGGTCACAAGAGAGACTGAGCAAACTGACAGCCTGCACCTATCAATGAGGCTGCTGTCTGGCGGGCACATTAGAAGACCCGAAATGGACCTAAAGAATAGGGACCTCTCCACTCTAGAAAAACTCTTGATCCGGCTAATGCTTGAGCCCAAAGCTTTTGGAACACTCTTTCCAATACTAACAAATTTCCCTGAGGTTCAAATACATAGGTCAGAAACCTAGAATCTACATACAGTCCAATGATTTTGCCAGCatttctgtcacaatatacaccgatcaaccacaacattaaaaccatctgcTAAAATATTGTCTAGGTTCCctttgtgctgccaaaacagctatGACCTGGCAAGGCATAAACTCCACAAGATTTGTGAAGGTGTCctttggtatctggcaccaagatgttagcagcagatcctttaagtcctgtacatTGAAGTGAGGCCTCCaaggctctgacttgtttttctggcacatccaacagatgctcgatcagattgagatctggggaatttggaggccaaatcaacaccttgaactctttgtcatgttccgcaAACcactcctgaacaatttttgcagtgtgcagGGTGATTTATCCTGCTGAACGAGGCTACTGCCATCAAGAAATATTGTTGCCATGTAGGTGtgtgtgtcaaagtaacatccacatgaatgccaggacccaaggtttactAGGAgagcattgcccagagcatcacattgcctctGTCGGCTTGCCTTCCCATAATgcaccctggtgccatctcttccctggTAAACAATGCTCACGTACCCGACTGTCCACATAATTTAAAAGAAactgattcatcagaccaggccaatttcttccattgctccacggTCCATTACTGGTGCTCACGTGTCCATTGTAGGCATTTTTGTCAGTGGACAAGTGTCAGCATGGCTACACAGCCgcactgtgttctgacacctttctatcatagccaacattaactttttcagtaatttgtactacagtagctcttcccTGGggttggaccagacgggctaaccTTCGCTCCCCATTGTTATGAGTCGCGGCGGTGTCTcaggccgccgcgactctctgcccgACATtaagtgtcccggccgtctccatgacgaccgggacatcacttcctgtttctccccggccgttgcctaggcaacgaccAGGACGCGCTGTGGTTgttgcgccgcgtcccggcattaggggcagccgggcgcgtgcacagaACATAGGGaacaatttattataattattcacCTCCTGGGGCTGATTTGGCTGCTGGTTCCCCTGCTTGCCATTGGTCAGTggtagtatataaggcagggagggcttagcctccctgccggttatagtttcctgtgccagtttgctgacctgctgtgttcccagtGTTTTCCTCTGGATATTAAGATcagattgcctgtgtatgaccccttgcctggatttggaccttgcctgtgtttCCTGCGACCTTGACCTTTGGCGTGATAATtgactttcctgtttgctcgtgacccttgacctcggcttgttctttggattccctgtctgctgccggccttcgacccttgcctggacctcactccgctttcctgggttctccctagtcggtacgcaatTCACggccctctgctagtctgcggccatgTCTGTCcgcaccactaggggctccagtgaacacctgactggcagagcagactccgggttgtgctgtaccggctaaaggggttcctaacacccacacacatcaatgagcccTGGGGGCGCTCATGATCTTGAACTGGAAATTTGAGGTGTAATCTCCAAATCCCACAAATCCATTAGGGTGATAGTTTGGAGTGATGGATTGAAGGGTTCATTCTCTGGTCTGAGTAATCTCTGGGAACCGCAGTGAACTAATGTCTGGAATTTGACTTTTTACTATATTGGGACTTTGAGGGTCagtgctagcatgtctggcgccctcctgtaaaaaatacatttgtgcactactcttataaattatttgttcattcaataagaaagtaatacaaataaatacattaaacagcaaacatgtatacctatatgaataatataaaataatatcatgTATTTTTTGTAACAAAAATTTACATTTATGGCAAATTGGTGAAAAGTATAGAAGAGAAACCAAtgcccccaccttcatcacaccatgcccaccaccccttcatcacactgctccttcaTCCCACTTTTGGCCATTCATTGCAATGCATCCCCCTTATTCACACtatcacctccttcatcacattgttatcgcttcatcacactgcaccctctattacactgtgccccctccttcgtCACATTGTTAtcgcttcatcacactgtgtccttccttagaaacatagaatttgacgacagataagaacaacttggcccatctagtgtTCAcagtttttaacctatggtaacctcaaaccctatttgatcctttattttttgtaattatatccttatgtctatcccaagcatgtttaaattgctctacagtattagcctcaaccacctctgatgggaggctattccacttatccactaccctttctgtgaagtagtttttcctcaaatttcatgtgaacctacttccctccagtgtcagtgcatgttcttgtgttctaatacttctcttcctttgaagaatgtttccctcctgtaccttgttaaaacccttgatatactgtatttgaaagtttctatcatgtcccaccGTTccattctctgctccaaactatacatattactcTCCACTGtggccccttcatcatactgtgccctccttcatcacactgtgtccctccttcatcacactgttcccccttcatcccactgtccCCCCTTCCTCAAactctgcccctccttcatcacactgtgcccctctttcatcacactattcccccttcatcaccctatgccctctccttcatcacactgtgtccctccttcatcacactgttcccccttcatgacactgtgctcctctttcatcacacagtgctcctccctcatcacactattcccccttcatcaccctacgctccctccttcatcatactgtgccctccttcatcacactgtgtccctccttcatcacactattcccccttcatcaaactctgcccctccttcatcacactgtgaccctctttcatcacacagtgacccctccttcatcacactgctgtttaGCTCAGCTGCCTAcaagcactggcgtcatgagttcaattccgatcAGGGCGCAATCTGAAtgttgtttgtatgttctccctgtatgtGTATGAGTGTGCTTCAGATTCCTCCCACAGTCAAAAAAAACTACTGATGGGTTAATTGGCAAAATAGACACTAGTGTGTGTGGTTGTGTGGTAGGGAACTTAGACTAAAAGCTCTAATGGGACAGACTGGTGTGTATGATTTAATATTCTCTGGAAATATGGTGGTACTGTACAAATTATCATAAGTGCAAGTGGCAGCCATTAGTGGAAAGGTCAGATCACATTGCTAAGACCtttaaatgtataaaacacaGTACACAGAAACATTCCATCTTTATTAGACTGGTGAATCTAGTCACCCATTATAGTTGAGCTGCAGGAAGTACACAATAGATGTGGGAAAATTCCCTTCCTTAGGGTTGTTATTACAgatcttttgtttttattagagGTACAATTAAATCTCACTACAAAATACACCAATTTGTTTGCTCATATAATTTGTATGCTACACACGGTTTTCtataaacaaaaattataaaatagaTATCTCTTTGTAGTAGGTTAacatatttgaaattaatttcaatggcATGTGAAATGTTAAATAGCAATTTAAGGTTTGCTACATCTGTAAATTGCAATCATAAAATATGAtctttattatatatctatatataatatatatctatagatagttTGGCATTATTTTTCATAACTGACACATCTCgacaaagtttttatttttttaggttaGGACAAACAACAAAATTGCATAATGacataaatacaaacaacaaaatCACATAAATTCAATCTTCATAATGACATAGTTATGTAAAGAAGGCAAgctctgctcgtgagagcttacattccagaGGGGATGGGCAGACATAAAGGGGGTGATACTTGGTGGTGGTAATGGAGtcagagttaggctgggtacacactacaaaaaaatcTAAAGATTCAATACTTTTTAGCTATTTTACCAgcgacttaaaaaaaaaagcagtcccgatcagcatgctgattcctgtgCACACACTATTGAAGTTCTACATGatttacctacagat harbors:
- the LOC142159158 gene encoding RNA-binding protein 12B-like; this translates as MVITVRIQGLPPLADSIHIRNFFSGLKIPYGGVAITGGIHGEAFVTFESYPDVCTALSRSGRLIMDSYIYVSCDSIAELQKAYKAQQKLMDPDSKPDSKEPEPESKEPDSKQPEAEPSLKKCSYLRITMVPVIATVAEVKLFFSHLSVKNVIFLTKIKKQKEILSGHAIVKFCKFNEAHKALCINLMKRKKTAMKTNPSRFFVKSMKLSNQNEWIQYGGEIDPDEMSEESDPTSLFCNQSSETLHDDFHSLYVREYYARLMNVSLSVEREHIRGFLYDLVDDSQITFVYDKNGSRTRECFVMFITENDYTRVLGLDKAILKGRLVRVLPVSKAHMVEIIESKRKEISEDPASEEESQSEVKCLYLRNFASNVRKGDILDFLTGFSLDENDIHLLYNESGYGLGEAVVKFSTEEEARIAEQLNHKAFKGTQILLSCIAENKLKVFGIDQF